One window from the genome of Caldibacillus debilis DSM 16016 encodes:
- a CDS encoding tripartite tricarboxylate transporter TctB family protein produces MRKIAGIPRKTGAFISLFLGIVSVVEAARLYPYRTDFWAGDHVFPGLIGAILVAAGLFLLLKREESSRRFVLPGGKIGRKMTATAGVLISYCLLIGYAGYVFSTFLAFLFLLRIIGNYRWADSVLFSGLFTCALYLLFSEFLKTPLPNGFLF; encoded by the coding sequence ATGAGAAAGATCGCTGGGATTCCCCGCAAAACGGGGGCGTTTATCTCCCTGTTTCTCGGCATCGTGTCTGTCGTTGAAGCCGCAAGGCTTTATCCGTACCGCACCGATTTTTGGGCTGGTGACCATGTCTTTCCGGGGCTGATCGGGGCAATCTTGGTGGCGGCGGGGTTATTTCTGCTCCTGAAAAGAGAGGAATCTTCCCGACGATTTGTGCTGCCCGGGGGGAAAATCGGGAGGAAGATGACCGCCACCGCCGGCGTCCTGATTTCGTATTGCCTGCTGATCGGGTATGCGGGATATGTTTTCAGCACCTTCCTCGCGTTTCTTTTTTTGCTAAGGATCATCGGAAATTACCGGTGGGCGGATTCCGTCCTGTTTTCCGGTCTGTTTACCTGCGCCTTGTATCTTCTGTTTTCGGAATTTTTGAAAACCCCGCTGCCGAACGGATTTCTATTTTAA
- a CDS encoding DMT family transporter — protein sequence MKEKLLFSLVMLIFGSIGLFVKHIALPSGAVALFRGASGSLFLFLAALIMKNRLRFKTTKRNWILLLLSGSALGLNWIFLFEAYRYTTVSAATLAYYFAPVLVMALSPFVLKEKWTAKSAACIAVAMAGLFFILGQGEESVAGGYSHLAGIGFGLLAALFFAGVVLLNKCIKDFPGYETALIQLFFAALVLFPYVAAAEEIHLSRLDGRSVFFLLVVGIVHTGLAYFLYFSAIKKLPTQTVAVLSYFDPVSAVAMSALVLKEMLTWGQVVGGIFILGAAFFGEFFAAKNAAKSMEKKTGPEEGQG from the coding sequence ATGAAGGAGAAGCTGTTGTTTTCCCTCGTGATGCTCATCTTTGGCAGCATCGGCCTGTTTGTCAAGCATATCGCCCTGCCGTCGGGCGCCGTCGCTTTATTCAGAGGGGCTTCCGGGAGTTTGTTTTTGTTTCTTGCGGCCCTCATCATGAAGAATAGGCTGCGTTTCAAAACGACGAAGAGGAATTGGATTTTGCTCCTTTTGTCCGGAAGCGCCCTCGGGCTCAATTGGATTTTTCTTTTTGAAGCCTATCGGTATACGACCGTTTCCGCCGCCACCCTCGCCTATTATTTCGCCCCGGTGTTGGTGATGGCGTTGTCCCCGTTCGTTCTGAAGGAAAAATGGACGGCAAAAAGCGCTGCTTGCATTGCGGTTGCGATGGCCGGCTTGTTTTTCATCCTCGGGCAGGGGGAAGAATCCGTGGCCGGCGGTTACAGCCACCTTGCCGGCATCGGGTTCGGCCTGCTTGCCGCCTTATTTTTCGCGGGAGTCGTTTTGCTGAACAAATGCATAAAGGATTTTCCCGGATACGAAACGGCCCTGATCCAGCTGTTTTTCGCCGCCCTCGTGCTCTTTCCCTATGTCGCCGCGGCCGAAGAAATTCATCTGTCCCGACTGGACGGCCGGTCGGTGTTTTTCTTGCTGGTCGTCGGGATCGTCCACACCGGGCTCGCTTATTTCCTTTATTTTTCTGCGATCAAAAAATTGCCGACCCAGACGGTTGCGGTTTTGAGCTATTTCGATCCGGTCTCGGCGGTAGCGATGTCCGCCCTCGTTTTAAAGGAAATGTTGACATGGGGCCAGGTCGTCGGGGGAATTTTTATTTTGGGCGCCGCTTTTTTCGGCGAATTTTTTGCGGCAAAAAATGCGGCAAAAAGTATGGAAAAAAAGACCGGCCCGGAAGAGGGACAAGGTTGA
- a CDS encoding ArsR/SmtB family transcription factor — translation MLRVLDALSNPYRMKIIEALAEERQFVSQLARNLGISRPLLYLHLQKLESAGLVKGHHEVSEDGKAMKYYELVPFRLLIDEKAIAGAAKTVTLKKKEGNDSSRL, via the coding sequence TTGCTGAGAGTTTTGGACGCCTTATCAAACCCTTACCGGATGAAGATCATTGAAGCGCTTGCCGAAGAAAGACAATTCGTCAGCCAGCTGGCAAGGAACTTGGGAATCAGCCGGCCGCTGTTGTATTTGCACTTGCAAAAACTGGAATCGGCCGGACTTGTCAAAGGGCATCATGAAGTCTCCGAAGACGGAAAGGCGATGAAATATTATGAACTCGTTCCTTTCCGGCTTCTGATCGACGAAAAAGCGATCGCAGGCGCGGCCAAAACGGTGACTTTAAAAAAGAAGGAGGGGAATGATTCATCGCGCCTTTAG
- a CDS encoding zinc ribbon domain-containing protein, with translation MNRKNKPYEGVNEVICPNCGSENEQGKFCAKCGANLAREERSSEQDGPEGQSAPDFPASSRTPHPSRADNGYGEGTKTVFRQYFKHALAALKRPFRYGSTRNEESMVHGIITVVLFSFFMSLFLYVTVDKAARFYNRSVDALFGEFSGLGFAGASFGNHFLKPFIIFLLYFAVIIASVYGVLRMMDVKTSMKEVAARYGAFLVLPTVIVLLVVLLTLWNVGGVLLAVLSLFLFLTLALSFASVFYSYKDEGGRRFDPVYGTLAVYVVNLFLQFLFADILVSSFFHVFGW, from the coding sequence TTGAACCGTAAAAATAAACCGTACGAGGGAGTGAACGAAGTGATTTGCCCAAATTGCGGAAGCGAAAACGAACAGGGAAAATTTTGCGCAAAATGCGGGGCGAATTTGGCCCGGGAGGAAAGATCTTCCGAACAAGACGGGCCGGAAGGCCAATCCGCCCCGGATTTTCCGGCATCTTCCCGCACCCCGCATCCTTCACGGGCGGACAACGGGTATGGGGAAGGGACAAAGACCGTCTTTCGGCAGTATTTCAAACATGCCTTGGCGGCACTGAAACGGCCGTTTCGTTACGGAAGCACCCGAAACGAGGAGTCCATGGTCCACGGCATCATCACCGTCGTATTATTTTCCTTTTTCATGAGCCTGTTTTTGTACGTGACCGTCGATAAAGCGGCCCGATTTTACAACAGAAGCGTGGATGCCTTGTTCGGCGAATTCTCCGGCCTGGGTTTTGCGGGCGCTTCCTTCGGCAATCATTTTCTGAAGCCGTTCATCATTTTCTTGCTTTATTTCGCTGTCATCATCGCCTCGGTTTACGGCGTCTTAAGAATGATGGACGTCAAGACGTCCATGAAGGAGGTGGCCGCCAGATACGGCGCCTTTTTGGTGCTGCCGACGGTCATCGTCCTGCTCGTCGTCCTTTTGACGCTGTGGAATGTGGGCGGCGTTTTGTTGGCGGTTTTAAGCCTGTTTCTTTTCTTGACCTTGGCCCTCAGCTTCGCCAGCGTTTTCTACAGTTACAAGGACGAAGGCGGCCGCCGGTTCGATCCGGTATACGGCACGCTGGCGGTTTACGTCGTCAATCTTTTCCTGCAATTTTTGTTCGCCGACATCTTGGTTTCCTCTTTCTTCCACGTGTTCGGCTGGTAA
- a CDS encoding DUF819 family protein yields MHSLIKPEDTWLLLGFLTGWAAASIYLEQKYRWAAKISGAVIALFGALILANLNIIPAESDVYDAVWTYAIPLAIPMLLFQADLKRIWRESGRMIVIFLMSSFGTVIGVYLAFLALKDRIPHLDKIGAMMTGSYIGGSVNFAALSAKFETPGELVSATVVADNVMMAVYFFVLMAIPAFSFFRKHYPTPHIDAFEREAGKNPDAAPSSFWRRKEISLKDIAFTFASASVIAAVSFKLAEIFDGLIPSGDQASFLMNTLNGMFGDKYLMLTTVTVIAVTVFRKFFGNLRGAQEIGTFLIYLFFVVIGVPASVPLLLKNAPLLMVFVFIIVFVNMAVTLITGKWLKFTLEEALLATNATIGGPTTAAAMAAAKGWDRLIVPALLAGIFGYMIGNYAGSMMGYFLHALL; encoded by the coding sequence ATGCATTCGTTGATAAAACCTGAGGACACGTGGCTGTTATTGGGATTTTTGACCGGCTGGGCCGCAGCCAGCATCTATTTGGAACAAAAATACCGATGGGCCGCTAAGATTTCCGGCGCCGTCATCGCATTATTCGGGGCGTTAATCCTGGCAAATCTGAACATTATCCCGGCGGAGTCGGATGTTTACGATGCGGTTTGGACCTATGCGATCCCCCTCGCCATCCCGATGCTTCTTTTCCAGGCGGATTTGAAAAGGATATGGCGGGAGAGCGGAAGGATGATTGTCATTTTTTTAATGAGCTCCTTCGGCACGGTGATCGGGGTCTATTTGGCCTTTTTAGCGTTGAAAGACCGGATCCCCCACCTGGATAAGATCGGCGCGATGATGACCGGGTCCTATATCGGGGGATCGGTCAATTTTGCCGCTTTGTCGGCGAAGTTTGAAACTCCGGGAGAGCTCGTTTCCGCGACGGTGGTCGCCGACAATGTGATGATGGCCGTTTATTTCTTCGTTTTGATGGCGATTCCGGCTTTTTCTTTTTTCCGCAAACATTATCCGACCCCCCATATCGACGCCTTCGAAAGGGAGGCGGGGAAAAATCCCGATGCGGCGCCGTCTTCCTTTTGGCGGCGGAAAGAAATATCGCTAAAAGATATCGCGTTTACTTTCGCATCGGCATCCGTCATCGCCGCCGTCTCCTTCAAGCTCGCCGAGATCTTTGACGGGCTGATTCCCTCCGGGGATCAGGCATCCTTTCTGATGAACACGTTAAACGGGATGTTCGGGGACAAATATTTGATGTTAACGACGGTGACCGTCATCGCCGTGACCGTTTTCCGGAAGTTTTTCGGAAACTTGCGCGGGGCCCAGGAAATCGGCACCTTTTTGATTTATCTCTTCTTTGTCGTCATCGGCGTGCCGGCTTCCGTTCCCCTCCTGTTGAAAAACGCGCCGCTCCTGATGGTTTTTGTTTTCATCATCGTTTTTGTCAATATGGCGGTGACCCTTATCACGGGAAAATGGTTGAAATTCACCTTGGAAGAAGCCCTCTTGGCGACCAACGCCACCATCGGGGGGCCGACGACCGCCGCGGCGATGGCGGCCGCCAAAGGCTGGGACCGGCTGATCGTCCCCGCTTTGCTGGCCGGGATATTCGGGTATATGATCGGAAACTATGCGGGGAGCATGATGGGATATTTTTTGCACGCTTTGCTGTAG
- a CDS encoding formate--tetrahydrofolate ligase, which yields MGKSDEEIAREAGMLPIEEVAAKIGIGRQALELYGDYKAKIREDRIEGLAGRPDGKLILVTAISPTPAGEGKTTVAIGLGDALQRLGLKSAIVLREPSLGPVFGRKGGACGGGYAQVVPMEEINLHFTGDIHAVGAANNLLAAMIDNHIYFGNPLGIDPRRITWKRAVDINDRQLRSIVAGLGGNANGVPRDDGFQITAASEVMAILCLSENLAEMKERLKNIIVGYTRDGRPVTCGDLKAHGAMAALLKDALKPNLVQTLEHTPAFVHGGPFANIAHGCSSIKAARLALKCADYVVTEAGFGSDLGAEKFFDINCRLFGLKPAAAVVVATVRALKMHGGAALEDVGKENLDALAKGFPNLSKHVENMQKVFGLPAVVAINRFPSDSEAELDWLAKKCEETGVKAVRCEVWAKGGAGGEALAREAVKLAERESRLSYAYDLDDPIPVKIEKLVRRVYGGKGIEITAQAEKAIEKLERMGCGNLPICVAKTPYSLSDDPKKLGRPADFTVTVRDVKCSAGAGFLVVFTGDVQTMPGLPKKPAAESIDVDGEGRISGLF from the coding sequence AATTGTACGGGGATTATAAGGCGAAGATTCGCGAGGATCGTATCGAAGGATTGGCCGGGCGGCCGGACGGAAAATTAATTCTCGTCACCGCCATTTCCCCCACCCCCGCCGGGGAGGGAAAGACGACCGTGGCCATCGGCCTGGGGGATGCCCTGCAAAGGCTCGGTTTGAAGTCCGCCATCGTCCTGAGGGAACCTTCGTTGGGACCCGTGTTTGGCAGAAAAGGGGGAGCCTGCGGCGGCGGGTATGCCCAGGTCGTCCCGATGGAAGAGATCAATTTGCATTTCACCGGCGACATTCATGCCGTCGGCGCGGCCAACAATCTTTTGGCCGCCATGATCGACAATCATATTTACTTCGGCAATCCCCTCGGCATCGATCCCCGCCGGATCACATGGAAACGGGCCGTGGATATCAACGACCGGCAGCTGCGCAGCATCGTGGCCGGGCTGGGCGGAAATGCGAACGGCGTGCCCAGGGACGACGGCTTTCAAATCACCGCCGCTTCGGAAGTGATGGCCATTCTGTGCCTGTCGGAAAATTTGGCAGAGATGAAAGAGCGGCTAAAAAACATCATCGTCGGATACACCCGGGACGGCCGGCCGGTCACCTGCGGCGATTTGAAGGCCCACGGAGCCATGGCGGCCCTGTTAAAGGACGCGTTGAAACCGAATCTGGTCCAAACCCTCGAGCATACTCCCGCCTTTGTCCACGGCGGTCCCTTCGCCAACATCGCCCATGGCTGCAGCAGCATCAAGGCGGCCAGGCTGGCGTTGAAGTGCGCCGATTACGTGGTGACGGAGGCCGGTTTTGGCTCCGATTTGGGCGCGGAAAAATTTTTCGACATCAACTGCCGTTTATTCGGCCTGAAACCGGCGGCGGCCGTCGTCGTGGCCACCGTCAGGGCCTTGAAGATGCACGGAGGGGCCGCCCTGGAAGATGTCGGCAAGGAAAATCTCGACGCCTTGGCAAAAGGCTTCCCCAATTTGAGCAAGCATGTGGAAAATATGCAAAAGGTATTCGGCCTGCCCGCCGTCGTGGCCATCAACCGATTTCCGTCGGACAGCGAAGCGGAATTGGACTGGCTGGCGAAAAAATGCGAAGAAACGGGCGTAAAAGCCGTCCGGTGCGAGGTTTGGGCAAAAGGGGGAGCCGGCGGAGAAGCGTTGGCGAGGGAAGCGGTGAAACTGGCCGAAAGGGAAAGCCGTCTTTCCTATGCCTATGACCTGGACGACCCGATTCCGGTGAAAATCGAAAAACTCGTCCGCCGCGTTTACGGCGGAAAAGGGATTGAAATCACGGCGCAGGCGGAAAAAGCGATCGAAAAACTGGAAAGGATGGGTTGCGGAAATCTTCCCATCTGCGTCGCCAAGACCCCCTATTCCCTGTCCGACGATCCGAAAAAATTGGGGCGACCCGCGGATTTTACGGTGACGGTCCGGGACGTGAAATGTTCGGCCGGTGCGGGTTTTCTCGTCGTCTTTACCGGGGATGTGCAGACGATGCCGGGACTGCCGAAAAAGCCCGCCGCGGAAAGCATCGATGTGGACGGAGAAGGGCGGATTTCCGGCCTGTTTTGA